From Solwaraspora sp. WMMD1047, the proteins below share one genomic window:
- a CDS encoding zinc-dependent alcohol dehydrogenase family protein translates to MPRVVVFDETGGPDVLRVVDEPVVEPAAGEVRVRIEAFAVNPLDQMVRAGQSPRPVQLPHARLGVEGTGVIDALGSGVTGLAVGDPVILGAIPDFETRGAYAEYTTLLADRVVPRPPGLEPVRAAALWVSYSTAYGALVEKAGMRPGDQVLITAASGGVGRAAIQIANQIGAFPIAVTRHSAKVESLLVAGAAAVIATDREDIGEATRRHTGGVGADIILDAVMGPGLAELSLAAKLGGTLATVGWLDPQPASFPTNPSLTIYRYMSFADMVDPVTARRVAAFLAAGVRAGVLQPAVDRVFALDDIIEAHRYLAKGTPAGKIVVTP, encoded by the coding sequence ATGCCACGAGTAGTCGTGTTCGACGAGACCGGCGGTCCGGACGTTCTGCGCGTCGTCGACGAGCCGGTCGTCGAGCCCGCAGCCGGCGAGGTACGCGTACGGATCGAGGCCTTCGCCGTCAACCCCCTCGACCAGATGGTCCGGGCCGGGCAGTCCCCGCGGCCCGTGCAGTTGCCGCACGCGCGGCTGGGCGTCGAGGGGACCGGTGTGATCGACGCGCTCGGGTCCGGGGTGACCGGGCTGGCCGTGGGCGACCCGGTCATCCTCGGTGCGATACCCGACTTCGAGACGAGAGGCGCGTACGCTGAGTACACCACGCTACTGGCCGACCGGGTGGTGCCACGGCCCCCGGGGCTGGAGCCCGTCCGTGCGGCGGCGCTCTGGGTGTCGTACTCCACCGCCTACGGCGCGCTGGTGGAGAAAGCCGGGATGCGGCCCGGGGACCAAGTCCTGATCACCGCAGCGTCGGGCGGTGTCGGGCGGGCCGCGATCCAGATCGCCAACCAGATCGGCGCCTTTCCGATCGCGGTCACCCGGCACAGTGCCAAGGTGGAGAGCCTGTTGGTCGCCGGAGCCGCCGCGGTGATCGCCACCGACCGGGAGGACATCGGGGAGGCCACCCGGCGGCACACCGGTGGGGTGGGCGCCGACATCATCCTGGACGCCGTCATGGGGCCGGGCCTGGCCGAACTGTCGCTGGCCGCGAAGCTCGGCGGCACCTTGGCCACGGTGGGCTGGCTGGACCCGCAGCCGGCGTCGTTCCCGACGAATCCGTCGCTGACCATCTATCGCTACATGAGTTTCGCGGACATGGTCGACCCGGTGACCGCCCGGCGCGTCGCCGCGTTCCTGGCCGCCGGTGTCCGCGCCGGCGTGCTGCAGCCGGCGGTGGACCGGGTGTTCGCGTTGGACGACATCATTGAGGCGCACCGGTACCTGGCGAAGGGAACGCCGGCGGGCAAGATCGTGGTGACGCCGTAA
- a CDS encoding GIY-YIG nuclease family protein translates to MTIPEPRPEDVPTGGTRVEEVLRLLFDVPVGLDVAGKRLSRSGGVYAWWAAPSIFPDLPGPPNGSVPSLRLLYLGRATNLRGRILRNHLRRSGSSTLRRTLVGLLVSEGYRTTRTDRVVLVPEDEARLTAWMSAHLRLTWAEDAEPATIEAELVRRVHPPLNVHGVDPEHIQAAVVAAKNSYNASSRPVEPPRTP, encoded by the coding sequence ATGACCATCCCCGAACCGCGACCCGAGGACGTCCCAACCGGTGGCACCCGGGTCGAGGAGGTCCTGCGGCTGCTCTTCGACGTGCCGGTGGGACTCGATGTCGCCGGCAAGCGGCTCAGCCGAAGCGGCGGTGTCTACGCCTGGTGGGCTGCTCCGTCGATCTTTCCCGACCTCCCCGGGCCACCCAATGGGAGCGTCCCGTCGCTGCGGCTGCTGTATCTCGGACGGGCGACCAACCTGCGGGGCCGGATCCTGCGCAACCATCTGAGGCGTTCGGGCAGCTCGACTCTGCGCCGGACATTGGTCGGGCTTCTTGTGTCCGAGGGCTACCGGACAACCAGGACCGATCGTGTTGTCCTGGTCCCTGAGGATGAGGCCCGGCTGACCGCGTGGATGTCCGCACACCTGCGGTTGACCTGGGCGGAGGACGCGGAGCCGGCGACCATCGAGGCCGAACTTGTCCGGCGTGTGCATCCGCCGCTCAACGTACACGGCGTCGACCCCGAGCACATCCAGGCTGCCGTGGTCGCCGCCAAGAACTCCTACAACGCCAGCAGCCGCCCTGTCGAGCCGCCGCGAACGCCGTAA
- a CDS encoding pentapeptide repeat-containing protein, translated as MRRNAESSTEDHSRPASELAPLRIIKLRTVYYGAATIAIVTAAVIIWLWREAGNSPQLRIDAVRTGFTVGFGAGGALALILAARRQWLQERSQDHQERAKLLDHQHLERVASATEHDTRSRRITELYSKSLDQLGSEKAVVRLGGLYALERLAAENPPHRQMIVNVICAYLRMPFDYILDPSVSQDELAVRLAAQRILEKNLYSGGAVSQSTGPTYDSQRKEIDIDLSGASLVDFYFVHCRVGRAMFDRSHFFGNRTLFTGTEFEQAWFQDATFHCPTFIEDAATSDIFLNGACFEDDFCFNRSVVRRGAWVHGAKFLKNSYLVEAKFDGKADFAESKFEGDVSFDGARFSQPSRFSGATFRAATSFDDVDLAALVDLAFDKKIVRRQTESPLLTRFDKKTDPNG; from the coding sequence GTGAGGAGAAATGCGGAATCCAGCACAGAAGACCACTCCCGCCCGGCCAGCGAACTAGCACCTCTGAGGATTATCAAGCTGCGCACGGTCTATTACGGAGCGGCGACAATCGCGATAGTCACCGCCGCCGTAATCATTTGGCTCTGGCGCGAGGCTGGCAACTCTCCGCAACTGCGAATTGATGCGGTACGAACCGGTTTCACTGTAGGATTTGGTGCCGGCGGAGCCCTCGCCTTGATATTGGCGGCCCGCCGCCAATGGCTTCAGGAAAGGAGCCAGGATCACCAGGAGCGAGCCAAGCTGCTAGATCATCAGCATCTCGAACGGGTGGCGTCAGCAACAGAACACGATACGCGGTCTCGACGGATTACCGAACTGTATTCAAAGTCCCTGGACCAACTGGGATCCGAAAAGGCCGTGGTCCGTTTGGGTGGATTATACGCGCTGGAGCGCCTAGCCGCCGAAAACCCGCCTCACCGTCAAATGATCGTAAATGTAATCTGTGCGTATCTTAGAATGCCATTTGACTATATTCTGGATCCAAGCGTTAGCCAGGATGAACTGGCCGTTCGGCTTGCAGCTCAGCGCATCCTGGAGAAGAACCTCTACTCGGGCGGCGCCGTATCGCAGTCCACGGGACCCACCTACGACAGCCAGCGGAAAGAGATCGATATAGATCTCTCGGGCGCTAGCCTCGTGGACTTTTATTTCGTCCATTGTCGCGTTGGCCGGGCCATGTTTGACCGTTCGCATTTCTTTGGAAATCGGACACTTTTTACGGGGACAGAATTTGAACAGGCATGGTTCCAGGATGCGACGTTTCATTGCCCTACCTTCATAGAAGATGCCGCTACTTCTGATATTTTCCTGAATGGCGCATGCTTCGAAGACGACTTTTGCTTCAATCGATCAGTGGTTCGTCGCGGCGCCTGGGTGCATGGCGCAAAGTTCTTGAAAAACTCTTACCTGGTGGAAGCAAAATTCGATGGAAAAGCTGATTTTGCAGAATCAAAATTCGAGGGCGACGTCAGCTTCGATGGGGCAAGATTTTCTCAGCCCAGTCGCTTCTCTGGTGCAACGTTTCGTGCAGCTACGTCATTTGACGATGTAGACCTTGCCGCATTGGTAGATTTAGCATTTGACAAGAAAATCGTCCGGAGGCAAACTGAAAGTCCGCTCCTGACACGTTTCGATAAAAAGACAGATCCGAACGGCTAG
- a CDS encoding LuxR C-terminal-related transcriptional regulator: MQVLGLIAAGHTTVQIATRLYQSERTVKGDLAAYAIRHQLRNRAHAVAHAIRAGII, from the coding sequence GTGCAGGTTCTGGGCCTGATCGCGGCGGGACACACCACCGTTCAGATCGCGACCCGGCTGTACCAGTCGGAACGCACCGTCAAGGGCGACCTCGCCGCGTACGCCATCCGCCACCAGTTGCGTAACCGCGCTCACGCCGTCGCCCACGCGATCCGCGCCGGCATCATCTGA